From Callospermophilus lateralis isolate mCalLat2 chromosome 5, mCalLat2.hap1, whole genome shotgun sequence, a single genomic window includes:
- the LOC143399094 gene encoding olfactory receptor 2Y1B-like, with protein sequence MGSFNTTLGEGFILVGFSDWPHLELPFFTFISVFYSLTLFSNTTIITLSQLDPRLHTPMYFFLCHLSFLDLCYTTSTVPQLLINLSGLDRTISYGGCVAQFFIVLALGGTECVLLVVMAFDRYAAVCRPLHYTTIMHPLLCQSLAITSWVGGLLNALIQTVLVASLPLCGLHCLNHFFCEMPVLLKLACEDTGGTEANLFVAGAIILVVPVALILGSYAHIAQAVLRIKSMTGRRKVFGTCGSHLLVVCLFYGSAMYTYLQPMGSYSESERKFVALFYTVISPMLNPLIYTLKNKDVKRALWNVLGRDSISR encoded by the coding sequence ATGGGAAGTTTCAATACCACTTTGGGAGAGGGCTTCATTTTGGTGGGCTTCTCAGATTGGCCTCACCTGGAGCTCCCCTTTTTTACTTTCATTTCAGTATTCTACTCTCTGACTCTCTTTAGCAACACCACCATTATCACACTTTCACAACTGGACCCTCGGCTGCACacgcccatgtacttcttcctctgcCACCTCTCCTTCCTGGACCTCTGCTATAccaccagcactgtgccccagctgCTGATCAATCTTTCTGGACTTGACAGGACCATCAGCTATGGAGGGTGTGTGGCCCAGTTCTTCATTGTCCTCGCTTTGGGTGGAACTGAGTGTGTGCTCCTGGTGGTGATGGCCTTTGACCGCTATGCTGCCGTGTGTCGTCCACTCCACTACACAACCATCATGCACCCCCTGCTCTGCCAGTCACTGGCTATCACCTCCTGGGTGGGAGGCCTCCTGAATGCTCTTATTCAGACAGTCCTTGTGGCATCCCTGCCACTCTGTGGCCTGCACTGCCTGAACCACTTCTTTTGTGAGATGCCTGTGTTACTGAAGTTGGCTTGTGAGGATACAGGAGGAACAGAGGCCAATCTCTTTGTGGCTGGAGCCATAATCTTGGTTGTTCCTGTGGCACTAATTCTAGGATCCTATGCACACATTGCTcaggcagtgctgaggatcaagtcaATGACTGGGCGCAGAAAAGTTTTTGGGACATGTGGCTCCCATCTTCTGGTGGTTTGTCTGTTTTATGGCTCAGCCATGTACACATATCTCCAGCCCATGGGCAGTTATTCTGAGAGTGAAAGAAAGTTTGTTGCCCTTTTTTATACTGTCATTAGTCCCATGCTTAATCCTCTGATCTATACCCTAAAGAACAAGGATGTTAAGAGGGCTCTGTGGAATGTGCTAGGGAGAGATAGCATTTCCAGGTAG